One window of the Pseudochaenichthys georgianus chromosome 21, fPseGeo1.2, whole genome shotgun sequence genome contains the following:
- the cpo gene encoding carboxypeptidase O, giving the protein MEKSTLGFFVLVLTIVQTSNSLVEGLESTRMYDYTKYHPMDEIYKWMEDVERENPELVSSAVYGRTFEGKNITLLKFGLQNPEGKEKKVIWMDCGIHAREWIAPAFCQWFVKEIVNSYKTNKKLEQMLQNLDVYVTPVINVDGYMYTWVNTTTRIWRKSRSAPPSGNSCLGVDLNRNFNANWGTVGVSFDSCANTYCGKEAGSEPEATAVMDFVGKMVKQTLCFLTIHSAGQLILLPYGHPQISAPNYDELVSVGKAAAAEMKKLHGMGYTVGTSPQILYPNSGSSRDWARLVGIPFSYTFELRDKGEFSHLLPEDQIKPACEEAYAGALSIITYVHDKTFNSGAIPSAAFSGVAMVMLSSFMVVFLTTGVLL; this is encoded by the exons ATGGAGAAAAGCACACTTGGTTTCTTCGTGCTGGTGTTAACCATTGTACAGACTTCCAACAG TTTAGTTGAGGGCTTGGAATCAACACGGATGTATGACTACACCAAATATCACCCCATGGATGAG ATATACAAGTGGATGGAAGATGTGGAGCGAGAGAACCCAGAGCTGGTCTCCTCTGCTGTCTACGGTCGCACTTTTGAAGGAAAAAATATCACACTGCTGAAG TTTGGACTACAAAACCCAGAGGGCAAAGAGAAGAAGGTAATATGGATGGACTGTGGTATCCACGCTCGGGAGTGGATCGCCCCCGCCTTCTGCCAGTGGTTTGTCAAAGAG ATTGTGAACTCGTATAAAACCAATAAGAAGCTGGAGCAGATGCTGCAGAACCTGGACGTCTACGTTACTCCTGTGATCAATGTGGACGGATACATGTACACCTGGGTCAATACCACC ACTCGAATTTGGAGGAAGTCTCGTTCCGCCCCTCCTTCGGGCAATAGCTGCCTTGGTGTTGACCTCAACAGAAATTTTAACGCCAACTGGGGAA CGGTTGGTGTGTCATTTGACAGTTGTGCAAACACATACTGTGGGAAAGAAGCCGGGTCAGAGCCAGAGGCTACAGCTGTGATGGACTTTGTTG GTAAGATGGTTAAACAGACTCTGTGTTTTCTCACCATCCACTCCGCGGGGCAACTTATACTCTTACCATATGGCCACCCTCAGATCTCTGCACCCAACTATGATGAACTG GTGTCAGTGGggaaggcagcagcagcagaaatgAAGAAGCTACATGGAATGGGCTACACTGTAGGAACATCTCCACAAATCCTCT ATCCAAACTCAGGCTCAAGCCGCGACTGGGCTCGTCTCGTCGGCATCCCCTTCTCTTACACCTTTGAGCTGCGAGACAAAG GTGAGTTCAGCCACTTGCTGCCAGAGGATCAGATCAAGCCGGCCTGCGAGGAGGCGTACGCAGGAGCGCTGTCCATCATCACATATGTCCACGACAAGACCTTTAACAGTGGCGCTATCCCTAGTGCTGCTTTTTCTGGGGTCGCTATGGTGATGTTGAGCTCCTTCATGGTTGTGTTTCTCACCACAGGGGTGTTGTTGTAA